Proteins from one Neodiprion fabricii isolate iyNeoFabr1 chromosome 5, iyNeoFabr1.1, whole genome shotgun sequence genomic window:
- the LOC124183808 gene encoding transforming growth factor-beta-induced protein ig-h3 isoform X4 gives MNVITFLLTVGVVSANPSIPWWNIKAAQEQGPNVCVVEQVPGTNRNYYTECKYWRPRTICGNETIIKYECCEGYEMVPGQLGCTGVSPLTDVVETARNAGAGKFADFLEKTGVATELKQGLTVTLFAPSDEAFDAYVKTYGAIKPEKITSEKYRKLAMHHFVDRKLLSDQWGADKLIDSKLSRHKIRINKYSNGMETVNCELIIRKNQQATNGVVHIIDGVLIPDRYKNMGIVEAIIADGRFNVLAKALNNTNSIVERIKNSDVPHTFFAPSDEAFQKIPWSRWRKILEDKDTLEAFLANHVISHVVCLSGVISEHHAKTLGPQRLTLDCTSRGRSLEGQRLRQDFLHGLDGLVYLIDDVLLPDRAKTVTELAKDEKLGTFMQVVKNAGLEDAFENFDSYTLLAPSEAAMYSAIPDAELKHMGTDREKAKEFVLNHAVFGKHTTDSIYDNQVVMSLDEKTPLRFQVYRGSVGIEDAVIEKADKQGSNGVLHVINKVLRTNNNSLDDVLKTNGNFSIWLQAMDKLLEIQPAEFQEFIRPSESTVAYTYFVPSDRAFEQLDQAKLDRLMNDSTYLTKVNDARIIRCDILSRNGVAHEINKVLLPENSPHSRRYLRRNRGSRRADRTRLLSSRSDTLRSRDIITNEQQ, from the exons ATGAatgtaattacatttttattaacgGTTGGCGTGGTTTCTGCCAATCCCAGTATACCCTGGTGGAACATCAAAGCTGCTCAAGAACAAGG ACCGAACGTTTGCGTCGTGGAACAAGTTCCTGGTACCAATAGGAACTATTATACCGAGTGCAAGTATTGGCGACCAAGAACAATCTGTGGCAATGAAAC GATTATCAAGTACGAGTGTTGTGAGGGATATGAGATGGTGCCAGGCCAATTGGGATGTACAGGAG TATCGCCATTGACGGATGTCGTGGAAACAGCGAGAAATGCTGGTGCTGGAAAGTTTGCggattttttagaaaaaaccGGAGTGGCTACGGAACTTAAACAAGGACTAACGGTGACGCTATTTGCTCCTAGTGATGAAGCTTTCGAC GCTTATGTTAAAACATACGGAGCCATCAAACCGGAGAAAATCACGTcagaaaaatacagaaaactGGCAATGCACCACTTTGTCGATAGAAAACTTTTGTCTGATCAGTGGGGAGCTGATAAATTAATCGACTCGAAATTATCCAGGCACAAAATACGCatcaacaaatattcaaacGGC ATGGAGACTGTGAACTGCGAGTTAATTATACGAAAAAATCAGCAAGCTACGAATGGAGTTGTTCATATCATCGACGGTGTTCTTATACCAGatcgatataaaaatatggGCATTGTCGAGGCGATTATTGCTGATGGAAGATTCAATGTACTTGCCAAGGCTCTGAATAATACCAACTCCATCGTCGAACGTATTAAAAACAGTGATGTGCCCCATACGTTCTTTGCGCCAAGTGATGAagcgtttcaaaaaataccaTGGAGTCGCTGGAGAAAGATTCTTGAGGACAAGGATACTTTGGAAG CTTTTCTTGCCAATCATGTAATATCCCACGTTGTTTGCCTCTCTGGAGTTATTTCGGAACATCATGCCAAAACCCTTGGCCCACAGAGACTTACTTTGGATTGTACTTCGCGTGGGCGATCGCTTGAAGGCCAAAGGTTGAGGCAGGACTTTTTGCATGGTCTGGATGGACTTGTTTACCTCATCGACGACGTACTTTTGCCCGACAGAG CCAAAACTGTCACAGAGTTAGCCAAAGACGAAAAGCTCGGTACTTTTATGCAAGTGGTAAAAAATGCTGGATTAGAGGAcgctttcgaaaattttgactcTTACACTCTGTTGGCACCCTCTGAAGCGGCGATgtatt CAGCGATACCTGACGCAGAATTGAAGCACATGGGAACAGATCGCGAAAAGGCGAAGGAATTTGTTCTCAATCATGCTGTTTTTGGCAAACATACCACAGATTCTATTTACGATAATCAG gTGGTGATGAGTCTTGATGAAAAGACACCACTGCGTTTTCAAGTTTATCGCGGTAGCGTGGGTATCGAGGATGCAGTGATAGAAAAGGCAGACAAACAGGGGAGCAATGGAGTTTTGCACGTGATTAATAAAGTTCTTCGAACCAATAATAATTCACTGGACGATGTGTTAAAAACAAATGGAAATTTCAG TATTTGGCTACAAGCAATGGACAAACTTCTAGAAATTCAGCCAGCAGAGTTTCAGGAATTCATACGGCCGTCGGAGTCCACCGTAGCCTACACTTACTTTGTGCCATCAGACAGAGCATTCGAACAGTTGGATCAGGCCAAGCTGGACCGATTGATGAACGATTCCACATATTTAACTaag GTTAATGATGCCAGAATTATTAGGTGCGATATATTGAGTCGAAACGGAGTTGCACACGAGATAAACAAGGTCCTGCTACCCGAAAATAGTCCGCACTCTCGCCGATACTTGCGAAGAAATCGTGGGTCACGACGCGCGGATAGGACACGACTATTATCCTCGCGTTCCGATACTCTACGTAGTCGTGATATTATAACTAACGAACAACAATGA
- the LOC124183808 gene encoding transforming growth factor-beta-induced protein ig-h3 isoform X1: MNVITFLLTVGVVSANPSIPWWNIKAAQEQGPNVCVVEQVPGTNRNYYTECKYWRPRTICGNETIIKYECCEGYEMVPGQLGCTGVSPLTDVVETARNAGAGKFADFLEKTGVATELKQGLTVTLFAPSDEAFDAYVKTYGAIKPEKITSEKYRKLAMHHFVDRKLLSDQWGADKLIDSKLSRHKIRINKYSNGMETVNCELIIRKNQQATNGVVHIIDGVLIPDRYKNMGIVEAIIADGRFNVLAKALNNTNSIVERIKNSDVPHTFFAPSDEAFQKIPWSRWRKILEDKDTLEAFLANHVISHVVCLSGVISEHHAKTLGPQRLTLDCTSRGRSLEGQRLRQDFLHGLDGLVYLIDDVLLPDRAKTVTELAKDEKLGTFMQVVKNAGLEDAFENFDSYTLLAPSEAAMYSAIPDAELKHMGTDREKAKEFVLNHAVFGKHTTDSIYDNQVVMSLDEKTPLRFQVYRGSVGIEDAVIEKADKQGSNGVLHVINKVLRTNNNSLDDVLKTNGNFSIWLQAMDKLLEIQPAEFQEFIRPSESTVAYTYFVPSDRAFEQLDQAKLDRLMNDSTYLTKTLKNHVVNNMMVSGGFQRNLRYAVKTEQSTVDIVKKNDTIMVNDARIIRCDILSRNGVAHEINKVLLPENSPHSRRYLRRNRGSRRADRTRLLSSRSDTLRSRDIITNEQQ; encoded by the exons ATGAatgtaattacatttttattaacgGTTGGCGTGGTTTCTGCCAATCCCAGTATACCCTGGTGGAACATCAAAGCTGCTCAAGAACAAGG ACCGAACGTTTGCGTCGTGGAACAAGTTCCTGGTACCAATAGGAACTATTATACCGAGTGCAAGTATTGGCGACCAAGAACAATCTGTGGCAATGAAAC GATTATCAAGTACGAGTGTTGTGAGGGATATGAGATGGTGCCAGGCCAATTGGGATGTACAGGAG TATCGCCATTGACGGATGTCGTGGAAACAGCGAGAAATGCTGGTGCTGGAAAGTTTGCggattttttagaaaaaaccGGAGTGGCTACGGAACTTAAACAAGGACTAACGGTGACGCTATTTGCTCCTAGTGATGAAGCTTTCGAC GCTTATGTTAAAACATACGGAGCCATCAAACCGGAGAAAATCACGTcagaaaaatacagaaaactGGCAATGCACCACTTTGTCGATAGAAAACTTTTGTCTGATCAGTGGGGAGCTGATAAATTAATCGACTCGAAATTATCCAGGCACAAAATACGCatcaacaaatattcaaacGGC ATGGAGACTGTGAACTGCGAGTTAATTATACGAAAAAATCAGCAAGCTACGAATGGAGTTGTTCATATCATCGACGGTGTTCTTATACCAGatcgatataaaaatatggGCATTGTCGAGGCGATTATTGCTGATGGAAGATTCAATGTACTTGCCAAGGCTCTGAATAATACCAACTCCATCGTCGAACGTATTAAAAACAGTGATGTGCCCCATACGTTCTTTGCGCCAAGTGATGAagcgtttcaaaaaataccaTGGAGTCGCTGGAGAAAGATTCTTGAGGACAAGGATACTTTGGAAG CTTTTCTTGCCAATCATGTAATATCCCACGTTGTTTGCCTCTCTGGAGTTATTTCGGAACATCATGCCAAAACCCTTGGCCCACAGAGACTTACTTTGGATTGTACTTCGCGTGGGCGATCGCTTGAAGGCCAAAGGTTGAGGCAGGACTTTTTGCATGGTCTGGATGGACTTGTTTACCTCATCGACGACGTACTTTTGCCCGACAGAG CCAAAACTGTCACAGAGTTAGCCAAAGACGAAAAGCTCGGTACTTTTATGCAAGTGGTAAAAAATGCTGGATTAGAGGAcgctttcgaaaattttgactcTTACACTCTGTTGGCACCCTCTGAAGCGGCGATgtatt CAGCGATACCTGACGCAGAATTGAAGCACATGGGAACAGATCGCGAAAAGGCGAAGGAATTTGTTCTCAATCATGCTGTTTTTGGCAAACATACCACAGATTCTATTTACGATAATCAG gTGGTGATGAGTCTTGATGAAAAGACACCACTGCGTTTTCAAGTTTATCGCGGTAGCGTGGGTATCGAGGATGCAGTGATAGAAAAGGCAGACAAACAGGGGAGCAATGGAGTTTTGCACGTGATTAATAAAGTTCTTCGAACCAATAATAATTCACTGGACGATGTGTTAAAAACAAATGGAAATTTCAG TATTTGGCTACAAGCAATGGACAAACTTCTAGAAATTCAGCCAGCAGAGTTTCAGGAATTCATACGGCCGTCGGAGTCCACCGTAGCCTACACTTACTTTGTGCCATCAGACAGAGCATTCGAACAGTTGGATCAGGCCAAGCTGGACCGATTGATGAACGATTCCACATATTTAACTaag actttaaaGAATCACGTTGTGAATAATATGATGGTTTCGGGAGGATTCCAACGAAATCTTCGGTATGCCGTTAAGACAGAGCAGAGCACAGTTgacatagtaaaaaaaaacgacacaaTAATG GTTAATGATGCCAGAATTATTAGGTGCGATATATTGAGTCGAAACGGAGTTGCACACGAGATAAACAAGGTCCTGCTACCCGAAAATAGTCCGCACTCTCGCCGATACTTGCGAAGAAATCGTGGGTCACGACGCGCGGATAGGACACGACTATTATCCTCGCGTTCCGATACTCTACGTAGTCGTGATATTATAACTAACGAACAACAATGA
- the LOC124183808 gene encoding transforming growth factor-beta-induced protein ig-h3 isoform X3: MNVITFLLTVGVVSANPSIPWWNIKAAQEQGIIKYECCEGYEMVPGQLGCTGVSPLTDVVETARNAGAGKFADFLEKTGVATELKQGLTVTLFAPSDEAFDAYVKTYGAIKPEKITSEKYRKLAMHHFVDRKLLSDQWGADKLIDSKLSRHKIRINKYSNGMETVNCELIIRKNQQATNGVVHIIDGVLIPDRYKNMGIVEAIIADGRFNVLAKALNNTNSIVERIKNSDVPHTFFAPSDEAFQKIPWSRWRKILEDKDTLEAFLANHVISHVVCLSGVISEHHAKTLGPQRLTLDCTSRGRSLEGQRLRQDFLHGLDGLVYLIDDVLLPDRAKTVTELAKDEKLGTFMQVVKNAGLEDAFENFDSYTLLAPSEAAMYSAIPDAELKHMGTDREKAKEFVLNHAVFGKHTTDSIYDNQVVMSLDEKTPLRFQVYRGSVGIEDAVIEKADKQGSNGVLHVINKVLRTNNNSLDDVLKTNGNFSIWLQAMDKLLEIQPAEFQEFIRPSESTVAYTYFVPSDRAFEQLDQAKLDRLMNDSTYLTKTLKNHVVNNMMVSGGFQRNLRYAVKTEQSTVDIVKKNDTIMVNDARIIRCDILSRNGVAHEINKVLLPENSPHSRRYLRRNRGSRRADRTRLLSSRSDTLRSRDIITNEQQ, encoded by the exons ATGAatgtaattacatttttattaacgGTTGGCGTGGTTTCTGCCAATCCCAGTATACCCTGGTGGAACATCAAAGCTGCTCAAGAACAAGG GATTATCAAGTACGAGTGTTGTGAGGGATATGAGATGGTGCCAGGCCAATTGGGATGTACAGGAG TATCGCCATTGACGGATGTCGTGGAAACAGCGAGAAATGCTGGTGCTGGAAAGTTTGCggattttttagaaaaaaccGGAGTGGCTACGGAACTTAAACAAGGACTAACGGTGACGCTATTTGCTCCTAGTGATGAAGCTTTCGAC GCTTATGTTAAAACATACGGAGCCATCAAACCGGAGAAAATCACGTcagaaaaatacagaaaactGGCAATGCACCACTTTGTCGATAGAAAACTTTTGTCTGATCAGTGGGGAGCTGATAAATTAATCGACTCGAAATTATCCAGGCACAAAATACGCatcaacaaatattcaaacGGC ATGGAGACTGTGAACTGCGAGTTAATTATACGAAAAAATCAGCAAGCTACGAATGGAGTTGTTCATATCATCGACGGTGTTCTTATACCAGatcgatataaaaatatggGCATTGTCGAGGCGATTATTGCTGATGGAAGATTCAATGTACTTGCCAAGGCTCTGAATAATACCAACTCCATCGTCGAACGTATTAAAAACAGTGATGTGCCCCATACGTTCTTTGCGCCAAGTGATGAagcgtttcaaaaaataccaTGGAGTCGCTGGAGAAAGATTCTTGAGGACAAGGATACTTTGGAAG CTTTTCTTGCCAATCATGTAATATCCCACGTTGTTTGCCTCTCTGGAGTTATTTCGGAACATCATGCCAAAACCCTTGGCCCACAGAGACTTACTTTGGATTGTACTTCGCGTGGGCGATCGCTTGAAGGCCAAAGGTTGAGGCAGGACTTTTTGCATGGTCTGGATGGACTTGTTTACCTCATCGACGACGTACTTTTGCCCGACAGAG CCAAAACTGTCACAGAGTTAGCCAAAGACGAAAAGCTCGGTACTTTTATGCAAGTGGTAAAAAATGCTGGATTAGAGGAcgctttcgaaaattttgactcTTACACTCTGTTGGCACCCTCTGAAGCGGCGATgtatt CAGCGATACCTGACGCAGAATTGAAGCACATGGGAACAGATCGCGAAAAGGCGAAGGAATTTGTTCTCAATCATGCTGTTTTTGGCAAACATACCACAGATTCTATTTACGATAATCAG gTGGTGATGAGTCTTGATGAAAAGACACCACTGCGTTTTCAAGTTTATCGCGGTAGCGTGGGTATCGAGGATGCAGTGATAGAAAAGGCAGACAAACAGGGGAGCAATGGAGTTTTGCACGTGATTAATAAAGTTCTTCGAACCAATAATAATTCACTGGACGATGTGTTAAAAACAAATGGAAATTTCAG TATTTGGCTACAAGCAATGGACAAACTTCTAGAAATTCAGCCAGCAGAGTTTCAGGAATTCATACGGCCGTCGGAGTCCACCGTAGCCTACACTTACTTTGTGCCATCAGACAGAGCATTCGAACAGTTGGATCAGGCCAAGCTGGACCGATTGATGAACGATTCCACATATTTAACTaag actttaaaGAATCACGTTGTGAATAATATGATGGTTTCGGGAGGATTCCAACGAAATCTTCGGTATGCCGTTAAGACAGAGCAGAGCACAGTTgacatagtaaaaaaaaacgacacaaTAATG GTTAATGATGCCAGAATTATTAGGTGCGATATATTGAGTCGAAACGGAGTTGCACACGAGATAAACAAGGTCCTGCTACCCGAAAATAGTCCGCACTCTCGCCGATACTTGCGAAGAAATCGTGGGTCACGACGCGCGGATAGGACACGACTATTATCCTCGCGTTCCGATACTCTACGTAGTCGTGATATTATAACTAACGAACAACAATGA
- the LOC124183808 gene encoding transforming growth factor-beta-induced protein ig-h3 isoform X5, translating to MVPGQLGCTGVSPLTDVVETARNAGAGKFADFLEKTGVATELKQGLTVTLFAPSDEAFDAYVKTYGAIKPEKITSEKYRKLAMHHFVDRKLLSDQWGADKLIDSKLSRHKIRINKYSNGMETVNCELIIRKNQQATNGVVHIIDGVLIPDRYKNMGIVEAIIADGRFNVLAKALNNTNSIVERIKNSDVPHTFFAPSDEAFQKIPWSRWRKILEDKDTLEAFLANHVISHVVCLSGVISEHHAKTLGPQRLTLDCTSRGRSLEGQRLRQDFLHGLDGLVYLIDDVLLPDRAKTVTELAKDEKLGTFMQVVKNAGLEDAFENFDSYTLLAPSEAAMYSAIPDAELKHMGTDREKAKEFVLNHAVFGKHTTDSIYDNQVVMSLDEKTPLRFQVYRGSVGIEDAVIEKADKQGSNGVLHVINKVLRTNNNSLDDVLKTNGNFSIWLQAMDKLLEIQPAEFQEFIRPSESTVAYTYFVPSDRAFEQLDQAKLDRLMNDSTYLTKTLKNHVVNNMMVSGGFQRNLRYAVKTEQSTVDIVKKNDTIMVNDARIIRCDILSRNGVAHEINKVLLPENSPHSRRYLRRNRGSRRADRTRLLSSRSDTLRSRDIITNEQQ from the exons ATGGTGCCAGGCCAATTGGGATGTACAGGAG TATCGCCATTGACGGATGTCGTGGAAACAGCGAGAAATGCTGGTGCTGGAAAGTTTGCggattttttagaaaaaaccGGAGTGGCTACGGAACTTAAACAAGGACTAACGGTGACGCTATTTGCTCCTAGTGATGAAGCTTTCGAC GCTTATGTTAAAACATACGGAGCCATCAAACCGGAGAAAATCACGTcagaaaaatacagaaaactGGCAATGCACCACTTTGTCGATAGAAAACTTTTGTCTGATCAGTGGGGAGCTGATAAATTAATCGACTCGAAATTATCCAGGCACAAAATACGCatcaacaaatattcaaacGGC ATGGAGACTGTGAACTGCGAGTTAATTATACGAAAAAATCAGCAAGCTACGAATGGAGTTGTTCATATCATCGACGGTGTTCTTATACCAGatcgatataaaaatatggGCATTGTCGAGGCGATTATTGCTGATGGAAGATTCAATGTACTTGCCAAGGCTCTGAATAATACCAACTCCATCGTCGAACGTATTAAAAACAGTGATGTGCCCCATACGTTCTTTGCGCCAAGTGATGAagcgtttcaaaaaataccaTGGAGTCGCTGGAGAAAGATTCTTGAGGACAAGGATACTTTGGAAG CTTTTCTTGCCAATCATGTAATATCCCACGTTGTTTGCCTCTCTGGAGTTATTTCGGAACATCATGCCAAAACCCTTGGCCCACAGAGACTTACTTTGGATTGTACTTCGCGTGGGCGATCGCTTGAAGGCCAAAGGTTGAGGCAGGACTTTTTGCATGGTCTGGATGGACTTGTTTACCTCATCGACGACGTACTTTTGCCCGACAGAG CCAAAACTGTCACAGAGTTAGCCAAAGACGAAAAGCTCGGTACTTTTATGCAAGTGGTAAAAAATGCTGGATTAGAGGAcgctttcgaaaattttgactcTTACACTCTGTTGGCACCCTCTGAAGCGGCGATgtatt CAGCGATACCTGACGCAGAATTGAAGCACATGGGAACAGATCGCGAAAAGGCGAAGGAATTTGTTCTCAATCATGCTGTTTTTGGCAAACATACCACAGATTCTATTTACGATAATCAG gTGGTGATGAGTCTTGATGAAAAGACACCACTGCGTTTTCAAGTTTATCGCGGTAGCGTGGGTATCGAGGATGCAGTGATAGAAAAGGCAGACAAACAGGGGAGCAATGGAGTTTTGCACGTGATTAATAAAGTTCTTCGAACCAATAATAATTCACTGGACGATGTGTTAAAAACAAATGGAAATTTCAG TATTTGGCTACAAGCAATGGACAAACTTCTAGAAATTCAGCCAGCAGAGTTTCAGGAATTCATACGGCCGTCGGAGTCCACCGTAGCCTACACTTACTTTGTGCCATCAGACAGAGCATTCGAACAGTTGGATCAGGCCAAGCTGGACCGATTGATGAACGATTCCACATATTTAACTaag actttaaaGAATCACGTTGTGAATAATATGATGGTTTCGGGAGGATTCCAACGAAATCTTCGGTATGCCGTTAAGACAGAGCAGAGCACAGTTgacatagtaaaaaaaaacgacacaaTAATG GTTAATGATGCCAGAATTATTAGGTGCGATATATTGAGTCGAAACGGAGTTGCACACGAGATAAACAAGGTCCTGCTACCCGAAAATAGTCCGCACTCTCGCCGATACTTGCGAAGAAATCGTGGGTCACGACGCGCGGATAGGACACGACTATTATCCTCGCGTTCCGATACTCTACGTAGTCGTGATATTATAACTAACGAACAACAATGA
- the LOC124183808 gene encoding transforming growth factor-beta-induced protein ig-h3 isoform X2, whose amino-acid sequence MNVITFLLTVGVVSANPSIPWWNIKAAQEQGPNVCVVEQVPGTNRNYYTECKYWRPRTICGNETIIKYECCEGYEMVPGQLGCTGVSPLTDVVETARNAGAGKFADFLEKTGVATELKQGLTVTLFAPSDEAFDAYVKTYGAIKPEKITSEKYRKLAMHHFVDRKLLSDQWGADKLIDSKLSRHKIRINKYSNGMETVNCELIIRKNQQATNGVVHIIDGVLIPDRYKNMGIVEAIIADGRFNVLAKALNNTNSIVERIKNSDVPHTFFAPSDEAFQKIPWSRWRKILEDKDTLEAFLANHVISHVVCLSGVISEHHAKTLGPQRLTLDCTSRGRSLEGQRLRQDFLHGLDGLVYLIDDVLLPDRAKTVTELAKDEKLGTFMQVVKNAGLEDAFENFDSYTLLAPSEAAMYSIPDAELKHMGTDREKAKEFVLNHAVFGKHTTDSIYDNQVVMSLDEKTPLRFQVYRGSVGIEDAVIEKADKQGSNGVLHVINKVLRTNNNSLDDVLKTNGNFSIWLQAMDKLLEIQPAEFQEFIRPSESTVAYTYFVPSDRAFEQLDQAKLDRLMNDSTYLTKTLKNHVVNNMMVSGGFQRNLRYAVKTEQSTVDIVKKNDTIMVNDARIIRCDILSRNGVAHEINKVLLPENSPHSRRYLRRNRGSRRADRTRLLSSRSDTLRSRDIITNEQQ is encoded by the exons ATGAatgtaattacatttttattaacgGTTGGCGTGGTTTCTGCCAATCCCAGTATACCCTGGTGGAACATCAAAGCTGCTCAAGAACAAGG ACCGAACGTTTGCGTCGTGGAACAAGTTCCTGGTACCAATAGGAACTATTATACCGAGTGCAAGTATTGGCGACCAAGAACAATCTGTGGCAATGAAAC GATTATCAAGTACGAGTGTTGTGAGGGATATGAGATGGTGCCAGGCCAATTGGGATGTACAGGAG TATCGCCATTGACGGATGTCGTGGAAACAGCGAGAAATGCTGGTGCTGGAAAGTTTGCggattttttagaaaaaaccGGAGTGGCTACGGAACTTAAACAAGGACTAACGGTGACGCTATTTGCTCCTAGTGATGAAGCTTTCGAC GCTTATGTTAAAACATACGGAGCCATCAAACCGGAGAAAATCACGTcagaaaaatacagaaaactGGCAATGCACCACTTTGTCGATAGAAAACTTTTGTCTGATCAGTGGGGAGCTGATAAATTAATCGACTCGAAATTATCCAGGCACAAAATACGCatcaacaaatattcaaacGGC ATGGAGACTGTGAACTGCGAGTTAATTATACGAAAAAATCAGCAAGCTACGAATGGAGTTGTTCATATCATCGACGGTGTTCTTATACCAGatcgatataaaaatatggGCATTGTCGAGGCGATTATTGCTGATGGAAGATTCAATGTACTTGCCAAGGCTCTGAATAATACCAACTCCATCGTCGAACGTATTAAAAACAGTGATGTGCCCCATACGTTCTTTGCGCCAAGTGATGAagcgtttcaaaaaataccaTGGAGTCGCTGGAGAAAGATTCTTGAGGACAAGGATACTTTGGAAG CTTTTCTTGCCAATCATGTAATATCCCACGTTGTTTGCCTCTCTGGAGTTATTTCGGAACATCATGCCAAAACCCTTGGCCCACAGAGACTTACTTTGGATTGTACTTCGCGTGGGCGATCGCTTGAAGGCCAAAGGTTGAGGCAGGACTTTTTGCATGGTCTGGATGGACTTGTTTACCTCATCGACGACGTACTTTTGCCCGACAGAG CCAAAACTGTCACAGAGTTAGCCAAAGACGAAAAGCTCGGTACTTTTATGCAAGTGGTAAAAAATGCTGGATTAGAGGAcgctttcgaaaattttgactcTTACACTCTGTTGGCACCCTCTGAAGCGGCGATgtatt CGATACCTGACGCAGAATTGAAGCACATGGGAACAGATCGCGAAAAGGCGAAGGAATTTGTTCTCAATCATGCTGTTTTTGGCAAACATACCACAGATTCTATTTACGATAATCAG gTGGTGATGAGTCTTGATGAAAAGACACCACTGCGTTTTCAAGTTTATCGCGGTAGCGTGGGTATCGAGGATGCAGTGATAGAAAAGGCAGACAAACAGGGGAGCAATGGAGTTTTGCACGTGATTAATAAAGTTCTTCGAACCAATAATAATTCACTGGACGATGTGTTAAAAACAAATGGAAATTTCAG TATTTGGCTACAAGCAATGGACAAACTTCTAGAAATTCAGCCAGCAGAGTTTCAGGAATTCATACGGCCGTCGGAGTCCACCGTAGCCTACACTTACTTTGTGCCATCAGACAGAGCATTCGAACAGTTGGATCAGGCCAAGCTGGACCGATTGATGAACGATTCCACATATTTAACTaag actttaaaGAATCACGTTGTGAATAATATGATGGTTTCGGGAGGATTCCAACGAAATCTTCGGTATGCCGTTAAGACAGAGCAGAGCACAGTTgacatagtaaaaaaaaacgacacaaTAATG GTTAATGATGCCAGAATTATTAGGTGCGATATATTGAGTCGAAACGGAGTTGCACACGAGATAAACAAGGTCCTGCTACCCGAAAATAGTCCGCACTCTCGCCGATACTTGCGAAGAAATCGTGGGTCACGACGCGCGGATAGGACACGACTATTATCCTCGCGTTCCGATACTCTACGTAGTCGTGATATTATAACTAACGAACAACAATGA